In Candidatus Scalindua japonica, a single genomic region encodes these proteins:
- a CDS encoding HU family DNA-binding protein: MTTITKRELAEAISQKLGSPQIVTKQTIQLFLELCTEELVKGNRLEFRDFGILTTVERGSRIGRNPKTGTTVDVPPKRVVRFKSGRLLKEKVQKKESFAQKVPTDSGNDVTTQGQ, translated from the coding sequence ATGACCACAATAACAAAAAGAGAACTAGCAGAGGCTATCTCTCAAAAATTAGGAAGTCCGCAAATAGTTACTAAACAAACAATTCAACTTTTCCTAGAATTATGTACCGAAGAACTTGTAAAAGGCAATCGATTAGAATTCAGGGACTTTGGTATTCTTACTACAGTCGAAAGAGGGTCCAGAATTGGAAGAAACCCCAAAACCGGCACAACCGTAGATGTACCTCCAAAAAGAGTTGTAAGGTTCAAATCAGGAAGACTTCTAAAAGAGAAGGTCCAAAAGAAAGAGAGTTTCGCTCAGAAGGTACCAACAGACTCCGGCAACGATGTTACTACTCAGGGCCAGTAA
- a CDS encoding trypsin-like peptidase domain-containing protein gives MKAIFVHLSGSKRGKTESFTDSKISVGTGPMCNLNFDQSIDKNTSPFHAEIILQECDYVLKDLDSAEGTFVNNRQIKEVVIHDGDLIEFGNNGPRARFRIKEEVGDVCKPLSEILADSMDIAREPQKGRTLVTATAFFQSLLTEAFTQSSAKFKLVTVFLFLLTFIGIVTLIYNIFSGLTETTKRVELLEFESAIGEKIIKDFSKGVCLIQCSFSLVDEKTGKPLKSWRDGRLLTNQLTGTGFMIGNGKILTNRHIAEPWWRQAAHAIPLEPGFIPKLEVFRAFFPEVKDPVPLKVEKVSDIVDVALVSFDPEGIELPEFDIELSDKEAIEGEPVVLLGYPAGINALCAKSDPEIALEISKMSFLEAAQELSNHGLIKPIATQGHISDVLRKRIIYDAQTTVGGSGGPLFNNKGEVVAVNYGIFRGFSGANFGVPIKYALELIEDEKH, from the coding sequence ATGAAGGCTATCTTTGTTCATCTGTCGGGAAGTAAAAGAGGTAAGACAGAATCCTTTACTGATTCAAAAATCAGTGTTGGAACAGGCCCTATGTGCAACCTCAATTTTGATCAATCTATAGACAAAAACACATCACCTTTTCATGCGGAAATAATTTTACAGGAGTGTGATTATGTCCTGAAGGATTTAGACAGTGCTGAAGGTACGTTTGTGAATAACAGGCAGATAAAGGAGGTTGTTATTCATGATGGTGACCTTATTGAATTTGGTAACAACGGGCCAAGAGCACGTTTCAGGATAAAAGAGGAGGTGGGAGATGTATGTAAGCCATTGAGTGAAATACTGGCGGATTCCATGGATATCGCCAGAGAACCACAGAAGGGGAGAACGCTTGTTACGGCGACGGCTTTTTTTCAGAGTCTATTGACAGAGGCGTTTACACAATCGTCAGCAAAATTTAAACTTGTTACTGTCTTTCTCTTCTTGCTCACCTTTATTGGTATTGTTACATTAATCTATAACATATTCTCCGGTCTGACAGAAACAACAAAAAGAGTAGAACTCCTTGAATTTGAGAGTGCTATAGGCGAAAAAATAATAAAAGATTTCAGTAAGGGTGTTTGTTTAATTCAGTGTTCTTTTTCTTTAGTTGATGAAAAAACGGGTAAGCCGTTAAAATCGTGGCGGGATGGGCGTCTACTGACCAATCAACTTACAGGAACCGGATTTATGATAGGTAATGGAAAGATCCTGACAAATCGTCATATTGCTGAGCCTTGGTGGCGGCAGGCGGCACATGCTATTCCTCTTGAACCAGGCTTTATACCAAAACTTGAGGTGTTCAGGGCTTTCTTTCCTGAGGTGAAAGACCCTGTTCCACTTAAAGTAGAAAAAGTTTCTGATATTGTCGATGTTGCTCTTGTAAGTTTTGACCCTGAAGGAATTGAATTACCTGAATTTGATATAGAATTAAGTGATAAGGAGGCAATAGAGGGAGAACCTGTTGTCCTGTTAGGTTATCCGGCCGGTATAAATGCTCTTTGCGCAAAAAGTGATCCGGAAATTGCACTGGAAATATCTAAAATGTCTTTTCTGGAAGCGGCCCAGGAGCTATCTAATCATGGTTTGATAAAGCCTATAGCAACTCAGGGACACATTAGCGATGTTTTAAGAAAAAGAATTATATATGATGCACAGACAACTGTTGGGGGTAGTGGTGGGCCGCTTTTTAATAATAAAGGAGAAGTGGTTGCTGTAAATTATGGGATTTTTCGTGGTTTCAGCGGTGCAAACTTTGGTGTTCCTATAAAGTATGCGCTGGAGTTAATAGAAGATGAAAAACATTAA
- a CDS encoding PEGA domain-containing protein encodes MLSKMKFAFVSLIAAGLIFCLSNVSSAYDRGGEWPPTQGGTVIVMVTAMGAPIKGAEVSVGDNSGTTGYSGNTILSVDNGFHTVTVADHHDNTATKQVRVKAGEIVQVTFELGAAGRPATGSH; translated from the coding sequence ATGCTTAGTAAAATGAAATTTGCTTTTGTATCGCTGATAGCAGCTGGGTTAATTTTCTGCTTGAGCAATGTTAGCTCTGCTTATGATAGGGGTGGTGAGTGGCCTCCTACTCAGGGAGGAACAGTCATTGTTATGGTAACAGCAATGGGTGCGCCAATTAAAGGAGCTGAGGTAAGTGTAGGAGATAATTCTGGTACTACCGGTTATAGCGGAAACACAATTTTATCAGTTGACAATGGCTTCCATACCGTTACAGTTGCTGATCACCATGACAATACAGCTACCAAACAAGTCAGGGTTAAAGCAGGTGAAATTGTACAGGTGACATTTGAATTAGGTGCTGCAGGTCGTCCAGCTACCGGCAGTCATTGA
- a CDS encoding sigma 54-interacting transcriptional regulator — protein MQNREITEEKSFYKHKRDFLKGYAPFSLLSNNLLKKIVSKIQIQNYGTGQTICERGQKGNCLFIIHTGTVVETLVDNSGEEITVAILNKGDCFGAIPFLTDESYLATRKAKEEVELFVLHDYDIQELILKNPVLSIHLSRIVSERIKSFFDFFEKEKIKIVEVIEGESEKERKLEIINRVTRLFHSSEDINRTLFFVVKAVNREMKADACSIYLVDPVSYELVLEAAVGFDEKVITNVRMRLDKGEGITGWVVEHGEPVALEDIHADPRVKFITEIHEDRFSSLLSVPLGDKKNVIGAINIQTVDRRKYTYDDIRGLTIMANHIALAISHARLKRRIQIVEGVSDRNVSDKSGFVGKGKYIDKINAFVDLMASGDGPVLIGGEDGTGNVPMSKIIHYKSKRYKGPFVEIDCRNIDSASWGEELFGYEKNTKVICSDGLTKNNLQNDFSPQKDIETGSLVTRLGFIELADSGTIFLNHVDRLNQANQIKLLNYLQEGKFNRVNGNDTIFSNARIISSVSQNIASYLEEGRFDKSLYKILNKNYYQLKALRDQKRSIPMLTKDFIENISRELHKDVKGIADNAMGRLMSYDWPGNVKELENVLRRAVILAKGDVITSEQIFFGIPMGEKKWSYDILSFDTVKSFLKSRLYPSGLQILSSIFLVITLLMLFLGHKNGLLNPVNILFWSAGIFGMYMITFVSGRFLCGICPFAATGDLIKRFICFNRQIPKIMVSYGRYFTIGLIISIFWFEGVTSIQHSSTLTAYLIVFILSGAIISGILFERRAWCRYLCPLGGLFGIYSLTSITSLKANRSVCLNQCETHDCYLGTQLTKGCPMYLHPYGLENGKDCVLCMNCYKNCSHGSIKVNFQVPGNDIGNMSNRSLSESLLCLSMLGILLVEYGSLLSIESQLFQSLSRLIGINQTILYTLIFISVSFLSSGSIVFLDYVSNGFSFDNVKARIIDFGYSAIPLALMGHLAFYWNKIKADFRKLMELTGIYQPVRVENEVLIAEKIEGISAIELLFIFAGFFGSVYIFYLLSKKTKHALTISTTTSYLSVFAVFAFTYICLL, from the coding sequence ATGCAAAATAGAGAAATAACGGAAGAGAAGAGTTTCTATAAACATAAAAGAGATTTTCTTAAGGGTTACGCACCTTTTTCCTTATTGTCAAACAATTTATTAAAGAAGATTGTATCTAAAATCCAGATCCAGAATTATGGGACAGGTCAGACTATATGTGAAAGAGGACAGAAGGGTAATTGCCTGTTTATCATCCATACCGGGACCGTGGTAGAAACGTTGGTTGATAACAGTGGAGAAGAGATTACCGTCGCAATACTCAACAAAGGAGATTGTTTTGGTGCAATCCCTTTCCTTACCGATGAATCATACCTGGCAACCAGAAAGGCAAAGGAAGAGGTTGAACTCTTCGTACTTCACGATTATGACATCCAGGAACTGATTCTGAAGAACCCTGTTCTAAGTATACATTTAAGTAGAATTGTCTCTGAAAGGATAAAATCCTTCTTTGATTTCTTTGAAAAGGAAAAGATAAAAATAGTTGAAGTCATTGAAGGTGAATCTGAAAAAGAGAGAAAACTGGAAATAATTAATAGAGTAACCAGGCTATTCCATTCATCGGAAGATATTAACAGGACACTCTTTTTTGTTGTCAAGGCAGTTAACAGAGAAATGAAAGCCGATGCCTGTTCTATTTATCTCGTAGACCCGGTTTCTTATGAACTTGTACTGGAAGCTGCAGTTGGCTTTGATGAAAAAGTAATTACAAATGTGAGAATGCGATTGGATAAAGGTGAAGGGATTACCGGATGGGTAGTAGAGCATGGAGAACCTGTCGCTCTTGAAGATATCCATGCGGACCCAAGGGTGAAGTTTATTACTGAAATCCATGAGGACCGATTTTCATCGCTATTGTCTGTACCGTTAGGTGATAAAAAAAACGTTATAGGCGCGATTAATATACAGACTGTAGACAGAAGAAAGTACACGTATGATGATATAAGAGGATTGACGATTATGGCAAATCACATTGCCCTTGCAATCTCCCATGCACGCCTTAAAAGGAGGATACAGATTGTAGAAGGAGTAAGCGACAGAAACGTTTCAGATAAATCGGGTTTTGTAGGTAAGGGTAAGTATATTGACAAAATAAATGCGTTCGTTGATTTAATGGCTTCTGGTGACGGACCGGTATTAATAGGTGGTGAAGATGGAACTGGTAATGTGCCGATGTCAAAGATTATTCATTATAAGAGCAAACGTTATAAAGGCCCTTTTGTAGAGATTGATTGTAGAAATATTGACAGTGCATCATGGGGAGAAGAACTGTTTGGATATGAAAAAAATACTAAAGTAATTTGCAGTGATGGCCTGACAAAAAATAATTTACAGAACGATTTTTCCCCTCAGAAAGATATTGAAACAGGAAGCCTGGTAACACGTCTGGGATTTATTGAGCTGGCTGATTCAGGAACTATTTTTTTAAATCATGTTGATAGATTGAATCAGGCGAACCAGATTAAATTACTGAATTATCTACAGGAAGGTAAATTTAATCGTGTCAACGGAAATGATACTATTTTTTCAAACGCGAGAATTATTTCATCTGTTTCTCAAAATATCGCTTCATATTTAGAGGAAGGAAGATTTGATAAGAGTCTATATAAAATACTAAATAAAAATTATTACCAATTAAAGGCTCTTAGAGACCAGAAACGCAGTATTCCCATGCTTACCAAAGATTTTATTGAAAATATCAGTCGTGAATTGCATAAAGACGTAAAGGGTATAGCTGACAATGCTATGGGAAGATTGATGAGTTATGATTGGCCCGGTAATGTAAAAGAACTTGAGAATGTATTAAGGCGCGCAGTAATTCTGGCAAAAGGTGATGTAATTACGTCAGAACAGATTTTTTTCGGTATACCGATGGGAGAAAAAAAATGGTCATATGATATTCTTTCATTTGATACGGTTAAAAGTTTCCTGAAAAGCAGACTTTATCCATCAGGCCTTCAGATTTTAAGTTCTATTTTTCTTGTAATTACACTTCTGATGCTTTTTCTGGGACACAAAAACGGGCTGTTAAATCCTGTAAATATATTATTCTGGTCAGCCGGAATATTTGGCATGTACATGATAACTTTTGTTTCCGGAAGATTTTTATGCGGAATATGTCCTTTTGCTGCCACAGGTGATTTGATTAAGCGATTTATATGTTTTAATCGGCAAATACCAAAGATAATGGTTTCATACGGAAGGTATTTTACCATTGGACTCATAATATCAATCTTCTGGTTTGAAGGTGTCACATCAATTCAACACTCTTCGACATTAACGGCATACTTAATTGTATTTATTCTCTCAGGAGCTATTATTTCAGGCATTCTCTTTGAAAGAAGAGCATGGTGCAGGTATCTTTGCCCACTGGGTGGCCTGTTTGGCATTTATTCACTTACATCAATAACCTCTTTGAAGGCAAATAGAAGTGTCTGTCTGAACCAATGTGAAACTCACGATTGTTATCTGGGAACACAATTAACAAAAGGCTGTCCAATGTATTTACATCCTTATGGACTGGAGAATGGTAAAGATTGTGTTTTATGTATGAATTGTTATAAAAACTGCAGTCACGGTTCTATAAAGGTCAATTTCCAGGTACCCGGAAACGATATAGGCAACATGTCCAACAGGTCATTGTCTGAATCTTTACTGTGTTTGTCAATGTTGGGGATTTTGTTAGTTGAGTATGGGAGCCTTCTCAGTATAGAGTCTCAGCTCTTTCAATCTTTATCTCGCCTTATCGGAATCAATCAAACCATACTTTACACGTTGATATTCATCTCTGTATCTTTTCTATCGTCCGGTTCTATCGTTTTTCTCGATTATGTATCTAATGGGTTCTCGTTTGACAATGTGAAAGCAAGAATTATAGACTTCGGATACTCTGCAATTCCACTCGCACTTATGGGACATCTTGCCTTTTACTGGAACAAAATTAAAGCGGATTTCCGAAAGCTGATGGAGTTAACCGGTATATACCAACCGGTAAGGGTTGAAAATGAAGTTTTAATTGCAGAAAAAATAGAGGGTATCTCAGCTATTGAATTATTATTTATTTTTGCAGGTTTTTTTGGAAGTGTTTATATTTTCTATCTTCTATCAAAAAAGACAAAACATGCTTTGACAATATCGACCACGACCAGTTATTTATCTGTATTCGCTGTCTTTGCATTTACATATATATGTTTATTGTAG
- a CDS encoding HD-GYP domain-containing protein, which produces MNEYIAITKNTLIENTKIEFDLFLRSDIRGRSQYILFCRGNEQFSQQRKGELLNRNIQRLYISTKDTDKYLRYQEKNLKQIIEDSSKDSLEKSGVLYQVAENITKEILDDPKSGQNIERASEWVSNTVQHIVQDENTFYSLFTVTSQNYQLYTHSINVSVIGLLFGKYLSLKPHELDCLGTGLLLHDIGMATISPDVINNSNKLTREELDVIRRHPKAGLELLEQRGNIDGLSLKVVIQHHENHDGTGYPYGIGEGDIHLFGSISRIVDAYDAMTSNKGYADAMTPFAALAEMKSKKENFFNKELLKEFICFLGPKDSHNKSKLYNPSSLAE; this is translated from the coding sequence ATGAATGAATATATAGCCATAACAAAAAATACTTTAATTGAAAATACAAAGATAGAGTTTGATCTTTTTTTAAGAAGTGATATCAGAGGACGCTCGCAATATATTTTATTCTGCCGTGGAAACGAGCAATTTAGCCAGCAGAGAAAAGGGGAATTATTAAACAGGAATATACAAAGGCTTTATATTTCTACAAAAGACACTGATAAATATCTCAGATATCAGGAAAAAAACCTTAAACAAATCATTGAAGACAGTAGTAAGGACTCTTTAGAAAAATCCGGAGTTCTCTATCAGGTTGCTGAGAATATTACAAAGGAGATTTTGGACGACCCAAAGTCCGGCCAAAATATCGAAAGGGCGTCTGAGTGGGTAAGTAATACAGTCCAACACATCGTGCAAGATGAAAACACATTTTACAGTTTATTTACAGTCACTTCCCAAAATTACCAGTTATATACACATTCTATTAATGTGTCGGTGATTGGCTTACTTTTTGGTAAATATCTTTCCTTAAAGCCGCATGAATTGGATTGCCTTGGTACAGGTTTGTTGTTGCATGATATAGGAATGGCAACCATCTCTCCTGATGTTATCAACAATAGCAATAAACTTACCCGAGAAGAGTTGGATGTAATAAGGAGGCATCCTAAAGCGGGACTTGAGCTTTTAGAACAGAGGGGTAATATTGATGGACTGTCATTAAAAGTAGTTATTCAACATCATGAAAATCATGATGGTACAGGGTATCCTTATGGAATTGGAGAAGGTGATATCCATTTATTTGGCAGTATATCACGAATAGTTGATGCGTATGATGCAATGACTAGCAACAAGGGTTACGCAGATGCGATGACTCCTTTTGCGGCGCTGGCAGAGATGAAAAGTAAAAAGGAAAATTTTTTTAATAAGGAATTGCTGAAAGAGTTCATATGTTTTTTAGGTCCAAAAGATTCGCATAATAAGTCTAAACTGTATAACCCCTCATCTTTAGCTGAATAA
- a CDS encoding HD-GYP domain-containing protein, protein MSEYIAITKNALVEGTKIEFDLFLRNDFNGRSRYILFCRGNQLFSPQLREELLNKKVEQFYISSEDTDKYLIYQEQNLNQIVTDSSKSSLQKSGALYQVAKNLTRDIMADPIPTQTVKRASAWVGNTITHIIQNENTFSSLFEVTSRDYHIYTHSINTSVIGLLFGKYLALDSKELKNLGTGLLLHDIGKTKIPSEIINNRRNLTSQEFGIIKKHPKLGLNILDQFINIDGASLKIVVQHHENNDGTGYPYGIGGNEIHLFGHISRIVDSYDAMTSNRPYASAMKPFATLAEIKKEMQGCFDDELLKEFICFLGLKDPRKKPRDDNILQMNTS, encoded by the coding sequence ATGAGTGAATACATAGCCATAACAAAAAATGCTTTAGTTGAAGGCACTAAGATAGAGTTTGATTTGTTTTTGAGAAATGATTTTAACGGCCGCTCAAGATATATCTTATTCTGCCGAGGAAACCAACTCTTCAGCCCTCAGTTGAGAGAAGAGTTATTAAACAAAAAGGTAGAACAATTCTATATCTCCTCAGAAGACACAGACAAATACTTAATATACCAGGAACAAAATCTTAACCAAATCGTTACGGATAGCAGTAAAAGTTCTTTACAAAAATCAGGAGCACTTTATCAAGTTGCAAAAAATTTAACTCGTGATATCATGGCAGATCCAATACCAACCCAGACAGTCAAACGGGCTTCTGCCTGGGTCGGTAACACCATTACCCACATTATTCAAAATGAAAACACGTTCTCCAGCTTGTTTGAAGTTACCTCTCGTGATTATCATATTTATACACATTCTATTAATACCTCAGTAATCGGATTACTTTTTGGAAAATATCTTGCTTTAGATTCTAAGGAATTGAAAAATCTGGGAACGGGCCTGCTTCTACATGATATTGGTAAGACAAAAATCCCATCAGAGATAATAAATAATCGTAGAAATCTTACGAGTCAAGAATTCGGTATAATAAAAAAACACCCTAAATTGGGACTGAACATTTTAGATCAATTCATAAATATTGATGGTGCGTCACTGAAAATTGTTGTTCAACACCACGAAAATAATGATGGTACAGGATATCCTTATGGAATCGGAGGTAATGAAATTCATCTATTTGGTCATATTTCCCGTATAGTTGACTCATATGATGCAATGACATCCAACCGACCATATGCGTCCGCAATGAAGCCATTTGCGACACTGGCAGAAATTAAAAAAGAGATGCAGGGCTGCTTTGACGATGAATTGTTGAAAGAGTTTATCTGCTTTCTTGGGCTTAAAGATCCTCGCAAAAAACCCAGAGATGATAATATATTGCAGATGAATACGTCCTAA